The proteins below come from a single Leptidea sinapis chromosome Z, ilLepSina1.1, whole genome shotgun sequence genomic window:
- the LOC126978409 gene encoding phytanoyl-CoA dioxygenase domain-containing protein 1, with the protein MHDTIKNQMERDGYVVLENFLRGNECDELKSAGLELTKQIPDVAERSIFSTKESSKTQLVDQYFLESNDKIRVFFEADAVDENGDLKVDPSVSLNKVGHALHLLDPIFRCYTYSDRVKTVCRELGFIEPAVVQSMYIYKNPGIGGVVEPHQDITYLYTEPIPPVGFWIALEDATIQNGCLWIAPGSHKSGVHRRLQRNPDKDSKETLVYDKPACVYPQSSFSPVAVSKGTCILLHGNVVHKSAPNKSSASRHAYTFHVVEKHGNTFAPDNWIQEGENAPFVNVYTTSQME; encoded by the exons atgGAGCGAGATGGATACGTAGTTCTCGAAAATTTCCTGCGAGGAAATGAGTGTGATGAACTTAAATCGGCCGGCCTAGAACTCACAAAACAAATACCGGACGTTGCAGAACGATCAATATTCTCAACTAAAGAATCTAGTAAAACG CAACTTGTGGATCAGTACTTTTTGGAAAGTAATGACAAGATACGAGTTTTCTTCGAGGCCGATGCAGTTGACGAAAATGGCGATTTGAAAGTAGATCCAAGTGTATCTCTAAACAAG gTGGGCCACGCGCTGCATCTTCTAGATCCAATCTTCAGATGTTACACATACAGTGACCGAGTTAAGACAGTGTGCAGGGAACTTGGATTCATTGAACCTGCAGTTGTACAAAGCATGTACATTTATAAGAATCCTGGTATAGGCGGTGTAG TGGAGCCACATCAAGACATCACGTATTTATACACGGAACCAATCCCCCCAGTTGGGTTCTGGATAGCACTCGAAGACGCCACAATACAGAACGGATGTCTTTGGATTGCTCCCGGATCTCATAAATCTGGTGTTCATAGAAGACTACAACGGAATCCGGACAAAGATTCTAAAGAAACACTTGTATATGACAAGCCAGCGTGTGTCTACCCACAATCCAGCTTCTCGCCTGTCGCTGTTAGCAAAG GTACTTGCATTTTGCTACATGGCAACGTTGTACACAAAAGTGCTCCGAATAAATCATCCGCAAGTCGACATGCCTACACCTTTCATGTTGTAGAAAAACATGGCAACACCTTTGCCCCAGACAACTGGATCCAAGAAGGAGAAAACGCACCTTTTGTTAACGTCTATACCACTTCACAAATGGAGTAA